From a single Macrobrachium rosenbergii isolate ZJJX-2024 chromosome 9, ASM4041242v1, whole genome shotgun sequence genomic region:
- the LOC136842060 gene encoding keratin-associated protein 19-2-like: MIKALIPLLMAAFVAAAEQKRSADPEPGIAQGLGGLSYGPGLAGGLGYGLGGGLGQGGLGAGGLGHYGGLGAGGIGYGGHGAGGLGYGGLGIGGIGQGGLGVGGLGYGGLGLGGLGLGLNGGYGGGYGGYGGLLSAGNYANGYSHSSGYNHGSHIVKAFDGKGGVVNAHHSIGKRSVNPEPRIGHGVGEFGYGPGTGGP, from the exons ATGATCAAAGCATTG ATCCCCCTACTGATGGCAGCTTTTGTGGCAGCTGCAGAGCAGAAACGCTCCGCTGACCCAGAGCCAGGTATTGCCCAAGGACTTGGAGGCTTGAGCTATGGACCGGGTCTCGCAGGCGGATTAGGCTATGGTTTAGGCGGAGGACTTGGCCAAGGGGGTCTTGGAGCCGGAGGACTAGGCCATTATGGTGGTCTTGGAGCTGGGGGGATTGGCTACGGTGGCCACGGAGCTGGAGGACTAGGGTATGGTGGGCTTGGAATCGGAGGAATAGGTCAAGGCGGTCTTGGAGTAGGAGGACTTGGCTACGGTGGTCTTGGACTTGGAGGTCTCGGCTTAGGCCTAAACGGTGGCTATGGCGGTGGGTATGGAGGGTATGGAGGTCTCTTGAGTGCTGGTAACTATGCTAATGGATACAGCCATTCCAGTGGATACAATCACGGGAGCCATATTGTCAAAGCTTTTGACGGGAAAGGCGGTGTTGTTAATGCCCATCACAGCATAGGCAAGCGTAGTGTAAATCCTGAGCCTAGAATCGGCCATGGTGTTGGAGAATTTGGCTATGGTCCTGGAACTGGAGGACCCTAA